In the Bradyrhizobium guangzhouense genome, one interval contains:
- a CDS encoding AsmA family protein, protein MRAVKFAGAAVAAIIIVIVLLLVIGVPSGFLTATIASRVEQATGYRLSIDGTTKISLWPTLNVTLNDLTLADPKDRSGVTRVTIDTVQADMSLASVWSGHPEISEISVSHPVLYQPLLRERLPNADASPKPLALDMGGATIDRVKITNGEVAFSRARDRVEGRISAINADVVAGRDRKVNIAGTARVGEHPTKFDIKAVAPAPPIERQTVPVDFAVDMPDVLKSQLAGHAELRLSGAVVMINGVNGTLGDGAFNGWASVDTASKPLVKLDLDFQRLAIPLAKSPDGAAGQPWSDAPIDVSGLNYVDAQIRISANEAVIGDARLAPLALDAKLAGGILKAGTANLGAYGGQVSGEVILDATSGAPSFAMHSDLVGVRALPLLQGLAEFDRIDGKLQAKLALRSAGTSQRAMMANMQGTAFVNFQDGAIRGINVAQMIRSLTSGTLTGWQDNRQDNQSSGQEQSTDLSQLSASFRIDKGQAVTTDLNLIGPLVRVTGAGTIALDTKMMGFRVEPKLVMTTEGQGRTSEPVGFGIPVMITGPWSQPKIYPDMAGVLDNPEAAYAKLREMGKGLFGPDGAGLGNILNSFGLGGTVPGGGNAAGNSNPQTQQPGQGQGQNNLLGGQLGEAIGNLIQQGLSSGAGNGTGRSRSLPGSPSTPAPQASPAPPTQDPPQAEQDSQPMNDVMRQLFNR, encoded by the coding sequence ATGAGAGCAGTGAAATTCGCCGGCGCGGCGGTGGCCGCGATCATCATCGTGATCGTTCTCCTGCTGGTGATCGGGGTTCCCTCGGGCTTTTTGACCGCGACGATCGCCTCGCGGGTCGAGCAGGCGACCGGATACCGCCTGTCGATCGACGGAACCACGAAGATCAGCCTGTGGCCGACGCTGAACGTCACGCTGAACGACCTCACGCTTGCCGATCCGAAAGACCGCAGCGGCGTGACACGCGTGACGATCGACACCGTGCAGGCCGACATGTCGCTGGCAAGCGTGTGGTCGGGTCATCCTGAGATCAGCGAGATCAGCGTCAGCCACCCGGTGCTGTACCAGCCGCTGCTGCGCGAGCGCCTGCCCAATGCGGACGCGTCGCCAAAACCGCTCGCGCTCGACATGGGCGGCGCGACCATCGACCGCGTCAAGATCACCAATGGCGAAGTCGCATTCTCGCGCGCACGCGATCGCGTCGAAGGGCGCATCAGCGCGATCAATGCGGACGTCGTCGCCGGCCGGGACCGCAAGGTCAATATCGCCGGCACCGCGCGCGTTGGCGAACATCCGACCAAGTTCGACATCAAGGCGGTCGCCCCGGCGCCGCCGATCGAGCGGCAGACCGTCCCGGTGGATTTCGCCGTCGACATGCCCGACGTGCTGAAGTCGCAGCTCGCCGGCCATGCGGAGCTACGACTGAGCGGCGCAGTGGTCATGATCAACGGCGTCAACGGCACGCTCGGCGATGGCGCCTTCAACGGCTGGGCCTCGGTCGATACCGCGAGCAAGCCGCTGGTGAAGCTCGATCTCGATTTCCAGCGGCTCGCGATTCCGCTGGCGAAATCGCCTGACGGCGCGGCCGGACAGCCCTGGAGCGATGCGCCGATCGACGTATCCGGCCTCAACTATGTCGATGCGCAGATCAGGATCTCGGCCAATGAAGCCGTCATCGGTGACGCCCGTCTTGCACCGCTGGCACTCGATGCAAAGCTCGCCGGCGGCATCCTGAAGGCCGGCACGGCCAATCTCGGCGCCTATGGCGGCCAGGTCTCGGGCGAAGTGATCCTCGATGCCACCAGCGGCGCGCCGAGCTTTGCGATGCATTCCGACCTCGTCGGCGTGCGCGCGCTGCCGCTGCTCCAGGGCCTTGCCGAATTCGACCGGATCGACGGCAAGCTGCAGGCCAAGCTCGCGCTGCGCAGCGCGGGCACCAGCCAGCGCGCGATGATGGCGAACATGCAAGGCACCGCCTTCGTCAATTTCCAGGACGGCGCCATCCGCGGCATCAATGTCGCGCAGATGATCCGCTCGCTGACCTCGGGCACGCTGACGGGCTGGCAAGACAACAGGCAAGACAACCAAAGCTCCGGCCAGGAGCAGAGCACGGATCTGTCGCAGCTCTCCGCCTCGTTCCGTATCGACAAGGGCCAGGCGGTGACGACCGATCTCAATCTGATCGGCCCCCTGGTGCGCGTCACCGGCGCCGGCACCATCGCGCTCGACACCAAGATGATGGGCTTCCGCGTCGAGCCGAAGCTGGTGATGACGACGGAAGGTCAGGGCCGCACCTCCGAACCGGTCGGTTTCGGCATTCCCGTGATGATCACGGGCCCGTGGTCGCAGCCGAAGATCTATCCCGACATGGCCGGTGTGCTCGACAATCCTGAAGCCGCCTATGCCAAGCTGCGCGAGATGGGCAAGGGCCTGTTCGGCCCCGACGGCGCCGGGCTCGGCAACATCCTGAACAGCTTTGGTCTCGGCGGCACTGTGCCGGGCGGCGGCAACGCGGCCGGCAATTCCAACCCGCAAACACAGCAGCCGGGGCAAGGACAGGGGCAGAACAATCTGCTCGGCGGTCAGCTGGGCGAGGCGATCGGCAATCTGATCCAGCAGGGGCTCTCGAGTGGCGCCGGAAACGGCACCGGCCGAAGCCGCAGCCTGCCAGGCAGCCCGAGCACACCGGCGCCACAGGCTTCGCCCGCCCCGCCGACCCAGGATCCGCCTCAGGCAGAGCAGGACAGCCAGCCGATGAACGACGTGATGCGGCAGTTGTTCAATCGGTGA
- a CDS encoding Crp/Fnr family transcriptional regulator, producing MSKQAEFAVILKMNAMFADLGADELQRLSNLCHTQHLANGEVLFQKGDPGDALFGVRRGQVRIETGASDGSRLTLNFMGPGDLFGEVAVLDGQSRTADATAGETSELFVLRREDFLAFLEREPKVAIKIIALLCQRIRWQSERMEESMLQPLPVRLARRLCALAADFGSEVHISQEQLGVFVGAARESVNRQLQAWRKEAILDLQRGRILLRNMTKLTAIARNE from the coding sequence ATGAGCAAGCAGGCCGAATTTGCGGTCATTCTGAAAATGAATGCCATGTTCGCCGATCTCGGCGCGGACGAACTGCAGCGTTTGTCCAACCTCTGCCATACCCAGCACCTGGCGAATGGTGAGGTGCTGTTCCAGAAGGGCGACCCGGGCGACGCATTGTTCGGCGTGCGCCGCGGCCAGGTCCGCATCGAAACCGGTGCTTCCGACGGCAGCCGGTTGACCTTGAATTTCATGGGCCCGGGCGATCTGTTCGGCGAGGTCGCGGTGCTGGACGGCCAGAGCCGCACTGCGGATGCGACCGCGGGCGAGACAAGCGAACTGTTCGTGCTGCGGCGCGAGGATTTCCTTGCCTTCCTCGAGCGCGAGCCGAAGGTCGCGATCAAGATCATCGCCCTCTTGTGCCAGCGGATCCGCTGGCAGAGCGAGCGCATGGAAGAATCGATGCTGCAGCCGTTGCCGGTGCGGCTGGCGCGCCGGCTCTGCGCGCTGGCCGCCGATTTCGGCTCCGAGGTGCACATCTCGCAGGAGCAGCTCGGCGTCTTCGTCGGTGCCGCCCGCGAGAGCGTCAACCGCCAGCTTCAGGCCTGGCGCAAGGAAGCGATCCTGGATCTCCAGCGCGGGCGCATCCTGCTGCGGAACATGACCAAGCTGACGGCGATCGCGCGGAACGAGTAG
- a CDS encoding efflux RND transporter permease subunit, translating to MALNISAWSIRNPLPSVVFSIILLILGWTSFTKLAITRLPSADIPVISVAVSQFGAAPAELESQVTKTVEDAVSGVEGVRHITSSITDGVSVTTIQFALETNTDRALNDVKDAVTRVRSNLPQNVTEPLIQRVDVIGLPIVTYAAISPGKTPEQLSYFVDDVVKRALQGVRGVAQVERIGGVEREILVSLDPDRLQAMGLTAVNVSQSLRGTNVDVAGGRAEIGKNDQAIRTLAGAKTLSDLAGTMVPLFGGGEVRLDDLGTVTDTIADRRTFARFNGEPVVALGIKRSKGASDVKVAEAVQKRIDALKAAYPDVDLKLIDTSVEYTNGNYEAAISTLFEGAILAVVIVLLFLRDLRATIIAAVSLPLSIFPAFWAMDILGFSLNLVSFLAITLSTGILVDDAIVEIENIVRHMNMGKSPYRAALEAADEIGLAVIAISLTIIAIFAPASFMSGIAGQFFKQFGITVSVQVFFSLLAARFVTPMLAAYFLKHHAHEEPPPGRILRTYHSLVSWSVKHYFITVLIGFGIFAASIWSITLLPQGFLPAQDSARSLLALELPPGTQLAYTEKVTEDIVARLRQRPEVKSIFVDGGRVPPGTQEVRRASLIINYTPKNDRKITQRELEFSISQELENVPDIRFWFLDENGLRAISLVVTGVDPNIVNNVASELATQMKRIPTISDVISETSLERPELRIEPRADLAARLGVSTESLSQTIRVATIGDVGPALAKFDVGDRLVPIRVQLEDAARGNLKTLEQLRVPLGEHGEKGGVPLAVIADVKLDQGPTSINRYDRERQATVAADLVGSAALGDATKKIYELPVMKSLPKGVKVSPSGDAESLNELSDGFATAITAGLMMVYAVLVLLFGTFLQPITILFSLPLSIGGAIAALLVTGKQLTTPVWIGILMLMGIVTKNAIMLVEFAIESIHAGKPRDEAMIDAGMKRARPIVMTTIAMAAGMMPSALAVGAGGEFRSPMALAVIGGLIFSTILSLVFVPAMFMVMDDIGALIWRFGKRLIVHSADAETGDHHDAAEAEAPPMPKSVVHPAAE from the coding sequence ATGGCTCTCAATATCTCGGCATGGTCGATCCGCAATCCGCTGCCGTCGGTGGTCTTCTCGATCATCCTGTTGATCCTCGGCTGGACCTCCTTCACCAAGCTCGCCATCACAAGGCTGCCGTCGGCCGACATTCCTGTGATCTCGGTCGCCGTCTCGCAATTCGGCGCCGCACCTGCGGAGCTCGAATCCCAGGTCACCAAGACGGTTGAAGACGCCGTTTCCGGCGTCGAGGGTGTCAGGCACATCACCTCCTCGATCACCGACGGCGTGTCGGTCACCACCATCCAGTTCGCGCTGGAGACCAACACCGATCGCGCACTCAACGACGTCAAGGACGCGGTGACGCGCGTGCGCTCGAACCTGCCGCAGAACGTCACCGAGCCGCTGATCCAGCGCGTCGACGTGATCGGCCTGCCGATCGTGACCTACGCCGCCATCTCGCCCGGCAAGACGCCGGAGCAGCTTTCCTATTTCGTCGACGACGTGGTCAAGCGCGCGCTGCAAGGCGTGCGCGGCGTCGCCCAGGTCGAGCGCATCGGTGGTGTCGAGCGCGAGATCCTGGTCTCGCTCGATCCCGATCGCCTGCAGGCGATGGGCCTGACGGCCGTCAATGTCAGCCAGAGCCTGCGCGGCACCAATGTCGACGTCGCCGGCGGCCGCGCCGAGATCGGCAAGAACGACCAGGCGATCCGGACGCTCGCCGGCGCCAAGACGCTCAGCGACCTCGCCGGCACCATGGTCCCGCTGTTCGGCGGCGGCGAGGTCCGTCTCGACGACCTCGGCACCGTGACCGACACCATCGCGGATCGCCGCACCTTCGCCCGCTTCAACGGCGAGCCGGTGGTCGCGCTCGGCATCAAGCGCTCCAAGGGCGCCAGCGACGTCAAGGTCGCCGAGGCCGTGCAGAAGCGCATCGATGCGCTCAAGGCCGCCTATCCCGACGTCGACCTCAAGCTGATCGACACCTCGGTCGAATACACCAACGGCAATTACGAAGCGGCGATCTCGACCCTGTTCGAGGGCGCCATCCTCGCCGTCGTCATCGTGCTGCTGTTCCTGCGCGATTTACGTGCCACCATCATTGCGGCGGTCTCGCTGCCGCTGTCGATCTTCCCGGCGTTCTGGGCGATGGACATCCTCGGCTTCTCGCTCAACCTCGTCAGCTTCCTCGCCATCACGCTGTCGACGGGTATCCTGGTCGACGACGCAATCGTCGAGATCGAGAACATCGTACGGCACATGAACATGGGCAAATCGCCCTATCGTGCCGCGCTGGAAGCCGCCGACGAGATCGGCCTCGCCGTGATCGCGATCTCGCTGACCATCATCGCGATCTTCGCGCCCGCGAGCTTCATGTCCGGTATCGCCGGGCAGTTCTTCAAGCAGTTCGGCATCACCGTCTCGGTGCAGGTGTTCTTCTCGCTGCTCGCGGCACGCTTCGTCACGCCGATGCTGGCCGCCTACTTCCTCAAGCATCATGCGCATGAAGAGCCGCCGCCGGGCCGCATCCTGCGGACCTATCACAGCCTGGTCTCGTGGTCGGTGAAGCATTATTTCATCACCGTGCTGATCGGCTTCGGCATCTTCGCGGCCTCGATCTGGAGCATCACGCTGCTGCCGCAGGGCTTCCTGCCGGCGCAGGACAGCGCCCGCTCGCTGCTGGCCCTGGAGCTGCCTCCGGGCACGCAGCTCGCCTATACCGAAAAGGTCACCGAGGACATCGTCGCGCGCCTGCGCCAGCGGCCCGAGGTGAAGAGCATCTTCGTCGACGGCGGTCGCGTTCCACCGGGCACGCAGGAGGTCCGGCGCGCCTCGCTGATCATCAATTACACGCCCAAGAACGACCGCAAGATCACCCAGCGCGAGCTCGAATTCTCGATCAGCCAGGAGCTGGAGAACGTTCCTGACATCCGCTTCTGGTTCCTGGACGAGAACGGCCTGCGCGCGATCTCGCTGGTCGTGACCGGGGTCGACCCCAACATCGTCAACAACGTCGCCAGCGAGCTCGCGACGCAGATGAAACGAATTCCGACCATCTCCGACGTCATCTCCGAAACTTCGCTGGAACGTCCCGAGCTCCGCATCGAGCCGCGTGCCGATCTCGCCGCGCGGCTCGGCGTCTCGACCGAAAGCCTGTCGCAGACCATCCGTGTCGCGACCATCGGCGACGTCGGTCCTGCTCTCGCCAAGTTCGACGTCGGCGACCGCCTGGTGCCGATCCGGGTGCAGCTCGAGGATGCCGCCCGCGGCAATCTCAAGACGCTCGAGCAGCTGCGCGTGCCGCTCGGCGAGCACGGCGAGAAGGGCGGCGTGCCGCTCGCCGTCATCGCCGATGTCAAGCTCGACCAGGGCCCGACCAGCATCAACCGTTACGATCGCGAGCGGCAGGCCACCGTCGCCGCCGATCTCGTCGGCTCCGCGGCGCTCGGCGATGCCACCAAGAAGATCTACGAACTGCCCGTCATGAAGAGCCTGCCGAAGGGCGTGAAGGTCTCCCCCTCGGGCGACGCCGAAAGCCTCAACGAGCTCTCCGACGGCTTTGCCACGGCGATCACGGCCGGTCTGATGATGGTCTATGCGGTGCTGGTGCTGCTGTTCGGCACGTTCCTGCAGCCGATCACCATCCTGTTCTCGCTGCCGCTCTCGATCGGTGGCGCGATCGCAGCGCTGCTCGTCACCGGCAAGCAGCTCACGACGCCGGTCTGGATCGGCATCCTGATGCTGATGGGTATCGTCACCAAGAACGCGATCATGCTGGTGGAATTCGCCATCGAATCCATTCACGCCGGCAAGCCGCGCGACGAGGCGATGATCGACGCCGGCATGAAGCGCGCCCGCCCGATCGTGATGACCACGATCGCGATGGCGGCCGGCATGATGCCGAGCGCGCTCGCGGTCGGCGCCGGCGGCGAGTTCCGCTCGCCGATGGCGCTCGCGGTGATCGGCGGCCTGATCTTCTCGACCATCCTGTCGCTGGTGTTCGTGCCCGCGATGTTCATGGTGATGGACGATATCGGCGCGCTGATCTGGCGGTTCGGCAAGCGGCTGATCGTGCACAGCGCGGACGCGGAGACGGGCGACCATCACGATGCCGCCGAGGCGGAAGCGCCGCCGATGCCGAAGAGCGTTGTGCATCCGGCCGCGGAGTAG
- a CDS encoding efflux RND transporter periplasmic adaptor subunit yields MNISEYLKPAGTVAFILVLGVGYYWFEHRHRPEAKETPGEALVIVTKSTNACFSDLVRVTGFFVPRREAVVMADQEGSKVTDVFVTEGTVVTDNQELARLTAPPQIPGQPQRPGSQGPISLKAPAPGLITEVRTIVGAPASPQAGPMFRIAVNNEIELDAQVPAVHMPKLSPGATVRISRDDAADLIGRVRLVSPEIDRATQLGRVRISVTNNPSLKVGVFARASIDAKRSCGVAVPKTAIDHLTVQVVKGNVVETRRVRVGLTSDSQTEILEGVEVGEIVVADAGSSLHDGDQIKTMFADELDRTRVR; encoded by the coding sequence ATGAACATCTCCGAATATCTCAAGCCTGCGGGAACCGTGGCGTTCATCCTCGTGCTCGGCGTCGGCTATTACTGGTTCGAGCATCGGCACCGCCCTGAAGCCAAGGAAACGCCGGGCGAGGCGCTCGTCATCGTGACGAAGTCGACCAATGCCTGCTTCTCCGACCTCGTGCGGGTGACCGGCTTCTTCGTGCCGCGGCGCGAGGCCGTGGTCATGGCCGACCAGGAAGGATCGAAGGTCACCGACGTCTTCGTCACCGAGGGTACCGTCGTCACCGACAATCAGGAGCTGGCGCGGCTGACGGCGCCGCCGCAGATCCCCGGTCAGCCGCAACGGCCGGGATCTCAGGGTCCGATCTCGCTGAAGGCACCCGCGCCGGGTCTGATCACGGAAGTGCGCACCATCGTCGGCGCTCCGGCCTCACCGCAGGCGGGACCGATGTTCCGCATCGCCGTCAACAACGAGATCGAGCTGGATGCGCAGGTCCCTGCCGTGCACATGCCCAAGCTCAGCCCCGGCGCGACGGTGCGGATCAGCCGGGACGACGCCGCCGATCTGATCGGCCGGGTCCGCCTGGTCTCGCCCGAGATCGACCGCGCCACGCAGCTCGGACGCGTCCGCATCAGCGTGACCAACAATCCCTCCCTGAAGGTCGGCGTGTTTGCCCGCGCCTCCATCGACGCCAAGCGAAGCTGCGGTGTTGCGGTTCCCAAGACCGCGATCGACCATCTCACCGTGCAGGTGGTCAAAGGCAATGTCGTCGAAACGCGAAGGGTGCGCGTCGGGCTGACGTCCGACAGCCAGACGGAAATCCTCGAAGGGGTCGAGGTCGGCGAGATCGTCGTCGCCGACGCCGGCTCCTCGCTGCATGACGGCGACCAGATCAAGACCATGTTCGCCGATGAACTCGATCGCACGCGGGTACGCTAA
- a CDS encoding OmpA family protein yields the protein MRLAAKGLTALLSIVAVGAALSLTLPPAFAGDDGNSKNVTEDEIVRALAPPPKKPLTRGLSIGPQADPVPNAAETKLIQSVRGRATRSLSTTEREEIATAAKDKPNIDLEITFDYNSADISAKSLPSVQALGRALTSPDLKGSTFVVAGHTDAAGGESYNQDLSERRADSIKRYLVEKYSIAAADLVTVGYGKSKLKDPSQPMAEVNRRVQVVNMENKTTASK from the coding sequence ATGAGATTGGCTGCAAAGGGACTGACCGCATTGCTCTCCATCGTCGCCGTCGGCGCCGCCCTGTCGCTGACACTCCCGCCCGCCTTTGCCGGCGATGACGGCAACAGCAAGAACGTCACCGAGGACGAGATCGTCCGCGCCCTGGCGCCGCCGCCGAAAAAGCCCCTGACCCGCGGCCTTTCGATCGGCCCGCAGGCGGATCCGGTGCCGAACGCGGCGGAAACCAAGTTGATCCAATCCGTCCGCGGCCGCGCCACCCGCTCGCTCTCCACGACCGAGCGCGAGGAGATCGCGACCGCCGCCAAGGACAAGCCGAATATCGATCTCGAAATCACCTTCGACTACAACTCGGCCGATATCAGCGCCAAGTCGCTGCCGTCGGTGCAGGCGCTCGGCCGCGCGCTGACCAGCCCCGATCTGAAGGGTTCGACCTTCGTGGTCGCCGGCCACACCGACGCCGCTGGCGGCGAGAGCTACAATCAGGACCTTTCGGAACGCCGCGCGGATTCGATCAAGCGCTATCTCGTCGAGAAGTACAGCATCGCCGCGGCCGACCTCGTCACCGTCGGCTATGGCAAGAGCAAGCTGAAGGATCCGAGCCAGCCGATGGCCGAGGTGAACCGCCGCGTGCAGGTCGTCAACATGGAAAACAAGACCACCGCATCGAAGTGA
- a CDS encoding caspase family protein: MKTRFLFLLPLLVLFVPTAPSHAAGDRFALVIGNAKYPDADSPLKEPINDARDVADELKRDGFTVEVGENLTGDAMRRAFDKLYGKIKPGSVALLFYSGFGIQSARQSYMIPVDAQIWTESDVRRDGFSIEAILGELNTRGAGVKIALIDASRRNPFERRFRSFSAGLTPVIAPNGTLVMYSAALASVVSDAGGDHSLFVQELLKEIRVPDLMAEETLNRTKMGVTRASRGEQVPWISSSLAEDFSFIPGASGSRPTATTPPPAPPAPPPAPVANNPPPAPPAPPAPPPAPVASNNPPAPPAPPSPPPSPKPQVEAALPPPPPPVKPVDTAPAPNADGGPSAAALAEDPTIKGLTAKIAANPDDVNALYRRGQVYASKGAYTLAIKDFDDTLRINSKDVEALNNRCWTRTVVGDLQGALKDCNEALRLRPNFVDALDSRGLVNLKSGAVKNAIADFDAALRINPRLTSSLYGRGVAKQRNGSAQEGSLDIANAKAMDPNIVQEFASYGVR; encoded by the coding sequence ATGAAAACTCGCTTCCTTTTTCTTCTGCCTTTGCTTGTCTTGTTCGTTCCGACCGCTCCGTCGCATGCGGCCGGCGATCGCTTCGCGCTGGTGATCGGCAATGCCAAATATCCCGATGCCGACAGTCCGCTGAAGGAGCCGATCAACGACGCCCGTGATGTCGCCGACGAACTCAAGCGCGATGGCTTTACGGTCGAGGTCGGCGAGAACTTGACCGGCGATGCGATGCGGCGCGCGTTCGACAAGCTCTATGGCAAGATCAAGCCGGGCTCGGTGGCGCTGTTGTTCTATAGCGGGTTCGGTATCCAGTCGGCGCGCCAGAGCTACATGATCCCGGTCGATGCGCAGATCTGGACCGAGTCCGACGTGCGCCGCGACGGGTTCAGCATCGAGGCTATCCTGGGCGAGCTCAACACCCGCGGCGCCGGCGTCAAGATCGCGCTGATCGACGCCTCCCGGCGCAATCCGTTCGAGCGCCGATTCCGCAGCTTTTCGGCGGGCCTGACGCCTGTCATCGCGCCGAACGGCACGCTCGTGATGTATTCGGCCGCACTGGCGTCTGTCGTGTCGGATGCCGGCGGCGACCACAGCCTGTTCGTCCAGGAGCTGCTCAAGGAAATCCGCGTCCCCGACCTGATGGCGGAGGAAACGCTGAACCGCACCAAGATGGGCGTCACCCGCGCCTCCCGCGGCGAGCAGGTGCCGTGGATCTCGTCCTCGCTTGCGGAGGATTTCTCGTTCATTCCGGGCGCGAGCGGCTCGCGCCCGACGGCAACGACACCGCCGCCGGCCCCCCCCGCACCGCCGCCGGCTCCTGTCGCCAACAACCCGCCTCCGGCTCCGCCCGCGCCACCTGCTCCGCCGCCCGCACCGGTGGCTTCGAACAATCCGCCGGCGCCGCCCGCACCTCCGTCACCGCCGCCGTCGCCGAAGCCGCAGGTCGAGGCCGCGCTGCCTCCGCCGCCCCCGCCGGTCAAACCGGTCGACACCGCCCCGGCGCCGAACGCCGATGGCGGGCCAAGCGCGGCCGCGCTGGCTGAGGATCCCACCATCAAGGGCTTGACGGCCAAGATCGCCGCCAATCCTGACGACGTGAACGCGCTGTACCGGCGCGGCCAGGTCTATGCCAGCAAGGGCGCCTACACCCTCGCCATCAAGGATTTCGACGACACGCTGCGGATCAATTCGAAGGACGTCGAGGCCCTGAACAATCGCTGCTGGACCCGGACCGTGGTCGGCGACCTCCAGGGCGCGCTGAAGGATTGCAACGAGGCGCTGCGGCTGCGGCCGAATTTCGTCGATGCGCTGGATAGCCGCGGGCTGGTGAACCTCAAATCCGGAGCGGTGAAGAACGCCATCGCCGATTTCGACGCCGCCTTGAGGATCAACCCGCGCCTGACTTCCTCGCTCTACGGCCGCGGCGTGGCCAAGCAGCGCAACGGCTCGGCCCAGGAAGGCTCGCTCGACATCGCCAATGCCAAGGCGATGGATCCGAACATCGTGCAGGAATTCGCAAGTTACGGAGTGCGTTGA
- a CDS encoding N-acyl homoserine lactonase family protein: protein MSKPEGNAHEIYALRYATMSPRTPSMNFLAPDPHDSAAQDLDYFVWLIRGQGRDILVDTGFNAEEAGLRARKLTLNPVDALERFGVAASSIRDIIVTHLHYDHAGNLDRFPHARFHLQEREMAYATGRCMCNGLLRHPFSVEHVTQMVRHVYGERVTFHSGDGEVAPGVSVHRVGGHSDGLQVVKVETARGPVVLASDAAHYYANLQRRSPFPIVYNVGDMAVGWETIERLAGHPDRYIPGHDPVVTEIYPRASDKVDAWALHLPPSRSFAK, encoded by the coding sequence ATGAGCAAGCCAGAGGGAAACGCCCACGAAATCTACGCCCTGCGCTATGCGACGATGTCGCCGCGCACGCCCAGCATGAATTTTCTTGCGCCCGACCCGCATGACAGCGCGGCGCAGGATCTCGACTATTTCGTTTGGCTGATCCGCGGCCAGGGCCGCGATATCCTGGTCGATACCGGCTTCAATGCCGAGGAGGCCGGTTTGCGCGCGCGAAAACTGACGCTCAATCCGGTGGATGCGCTGGAGCGCTTCGGCGTCGCCGCGTCGAGCATTCGCGACATCATCGTGACACATCTGCACTACGACCACGCCGGCAATCTCGATCGCTTCCCACACGCGCGCTTCCATCTCCAGGAGCGCGAGATGGCCTACGCCACGGGCCGTTGCATGTGCAACGGACTGCTGCGTCATCCGTTCTCGGTCGAGCACGTCACCCAGATGGTGCGCCATGTCTATGGCGAGCGCGTCACCTTCCATTCCGGCGACGGCGAGGTCGCGCCGGGCGTCTCCGTGCACCGCGTCGGCGGCCATTCAGACGGCTTGCAGGTCGTCAAGGTCGAGACCGCGCGCGGGCCTGTCGTGCTGGCCTCCGATGCCGCGCATTACTACGCCAATCTGCAGCGCAGGAGCCCATTCCCGATCGTCTACAATGTCGGCGACATGGCGGTCGGCTGGGAGACGATCGAACGCCTTGCCGGCCATCCCGATCGCTACATTCCCGGCCACGATCCCGTCGTGACGGAGATCTATCCACGTGCGAGCGACAAGGTCGACGCCTGGGCGCTGCATCTGCCACCGTCGCGGTCGTTTGCGAAATAG
- a CDS encoding MarR family winged helix-turn-helix transcriptional regulator, giving the protein MARTSSDIALKTREAGEASPRPRSRLDLFKFVPFRLNRLAAEVSSALAVEYQERHGLDIPAWRVIATLGFRNDACSAQFISQCTRTHKSTISRAVTALLQGGLIERVENEADRREFRLQLTKKGRALYEELFPQLLRREDEILACLSAQERKQLSALLGKIEESLDLIQTSEEADAKQAY; this is encoded by the coding sequence TTGGCAAGGACATCAAGCGACATCGCGCTGAAGACGAGGGAAGCCGGCGAGGCTTCGCCACGGCCGAGATCACGGCTCGATCTGTTCAAGTTCGTGCCGTTCCGCCTCAACCGGCTCGCGGCGGAAGTCAGCTCCGCACTCGCAGTGGAATATCAGGAACGTCACGGCCTCGACATCCCGGCCTGGCGGGTGATCGCAACGCTTGGCTTCCGGAACGATGCCTGCAGCGCGCAGTTCATCTCGCAATGCACCCGCACGCATAAATCGACGATCAGCCGCGCGGTGACCGCGCTGTTACAAGGCGGCCTCATCGAGCGGGTCGAGAACGAAGCCGACCGCCGCGAATTCCGCCTGCAGCTGACAAAGAAGGGCCGCGCGCTTTATGAGGAGCTGTTCCCGCAATTGCTGCGGCGAGAAGACGAGATTTTGGCGTGCCTTTCTGCGCAGGAGCGCAAGCAGCTCTCGGCCCTGCTCGGCAAGATCGAGGAGAGCCTCGATCTGATCCAGACCAGCGAAGAAGCCGATGCGAAGCAGGCTTATTAA